From Anaerolineae bacterium, one genomic window encodes:
- a CDS encoding glycosyltransferase family 2 protein, which translates to MGGVFPLCVVIPNWNLPAETIECVASVLAAAGNDDVSVVVVDNGSTDGSPEALASAFGELVAQVQMGWNRGFAGAVNAGVLYALEQGAASVLVLNNDTVIDQEMLAILNRVAKEHPDAGILAPAIYRVDAPTRLWRLGDRHHRWLPMPRRIPDHEVAAEVVEADYVTGCGMLIRREVIEAIGLFDERFFMYYEDADFCKRARARGFRILCVPAAKMWHRVSATARRDMATNLYWRARGQVLFYRKHVGCDISWLPHFFVAGKVMLMALRYSLQGRWTCSRSVIQGALDGYRISLRQEG; encoded by the coding sequence ATGGGCGGTGTCTTCCCGTTATGCGTCGTGATCCCCAATTGGAATCTTCCAGCTGAGACCATCGAGTGTGTTGCGTCGGTGTTGGCTGCCGCGGGCAATGACGACGTTTCAGTCGTGGTCGTTGACAACGGCTCAACCGATGGCTCTCCGGAGGCCCTAGCCAGCGCCTTCGGAGAGTTGGTCGCTCAGGTACAGATGGGTTGGAATCGGGGCTTTGCGGGAGCGGTTAACGCGGGCGTACTATACGCGCTGGAACAAGGGGCTGCCTCGGTGCTGGTGCTCAATAACGATACGGTCATTGATCAGGAGATGCTGGCGATTCTGAACCGTGTCGCTAAGGAGCATCCTGATGCTGGCATCTTGGCGCCAGCGATCTACCGCGTAGACGCGCCCACGCGCCTCTGGCGTCTAGGCGACAGGCATCACCGCTGGTTGCCTATGCCGCGCAGGATTCCCGACCATGAAGTTGCTGCTGAGGTCGTGGAGGCAGATTACGTCACAGGGTGCGGGATGCTGATCCGCCGTGAGGTGATCGAAGCGATCGGCCTGTTTGATGAGCGATTCTTCATGTACTATGAGGATGCGGACTTCTGCAAGAGGGCTCGGGCTCGGGGCTTTCGCATCCTGTGTGTGCCAGCGGCCAAGATGTGGCATAGGGTATCGGCCACGGCGCGCCGCGATATGGCGACAAATCTCTATTGGCGAGCGCGGGGGCAGGTCTTGTTTTACCGAAAGCACGTTGGCTGCGATATATCCTGGTTGCCGCACTTCTTTGTTGCCGGCAAGGTAATGCTGATGGCGCTCCGGTATAGCCTGCAAGGACGCTGGACTTGTAGCCGATCAGTCATACAGGGCGCGCTGGATGGATATCGAATTTCGCTGCGCCAGGAGGGATAG
- a CDS encoding glycosyltransferase family 2 protein, which translates to MKLIVQIPCYNEEATLPLTLQDLPRALPGVDEIEFLVVDDGSTDRTAEVARAWGVHHIVRQHHRGLAAAFQAGLEAALAAGADIIVNTDADNQYCGEDIARLIQPILEGRADIVVGDRGVAALERFSPFKRWLQRLGSWVVERAAGIPIPDATSGFRAFTREAALRLTVLSDYTYTLETLIQAGARRMAVVYVPVRTNADTRKSRLIRSIVEFLVLSAVTILRFYTMYRPLRVFMTIGVLLVMGGVALGLRFLYFFWRTGGAAGHVQSLILAAILSIVGVQVCLIGLIADLVRMNRKMLEETLYRVRRMEIERLSD; encoded by the coding sequence GTGAAGCTGATCGTGCAGATCCCCTGCTATAACGAGGAAGCCACCCTTCCGTTAACGTTGCAGGATCTACCCCGCGCGTTGCCAGGGGTGGACGAGATCGAATTTCTGGTGGTGGATGATGGCAGCACTGATCGCACGGCCGAGGTCGCCCGCGCATGGGGGGTTCACCATATCGTCCGCCAGCATCATCGCGGTCTGGCGGCGGCCTTTCAGGCGGGGTTAGAGGCTGCGTTGGCTGCCGGCGCGGACATCATCGTCAACACAGATGCTGACAACCAGTACTGTGGGGAAGACATCGCCCGCCTGATCCAGCCGATTCTCGAGGGGCGAGCGGATATCGTGGTGGGGGATCGCGGGGTGGCAGCGCTGGAACGGTTTTCGCCGTTCAAGCGGTGGCTTCAGCGGCTGGGGAGTTGGGTGGTAGAGCGGGCGGCGGGCATTCCGATCCCTGATGCCACCAGCGGCTTTCGGGCTTTCACCCGAGAGGCGGCGTTGCGGCTGACGGTGCTCAGCGATTACACTTACACGTTGGAGACCCTCATCCAGGCCGGCGCGCGGCGCATGGCCGTCGTATACGTGCCGGTGCGGACCAATGCGGACACGCGTAAGTCGCGGTTGATCCGGAGTATTGTCGAGTTTTTAGTCCTCTCGGCCGTCACCATCCTGCGCTTCTACACCATGTATCGCCCTTTGCGGGTATTCATGACAATAGGTGTGCTGCTAGTCATGGGCGGTGTGGCGCTGGGGTTACGGTTCCTGTACTTTTTCTGGCGTACTGGCGGTGCAGCCGGCCATGTGCAATCCCTGATTTTGGCAGCGATCCTGAGCATTGTAGGAGTGCAGGTGTGCTTGATCGGGCTGATCGCCGATCTCGTGCGTATGAACCGTAAAATGCTGGAGGAGACGCTGTACCGAGTGCGACGGATGGAGATAGAACGCCTTTCGGATTAG
- a CDS encoding glycosyltransferase family 4 protein: protein MRVCLVTLDFAPFRSSGLTIYAENLARGLAERGHQVTVIAADRSQSHRVDDVPIPSGIRVLRMPIGRLDWIGLGWQAARYLRSRCADFDVVHFADVHFAYAFRSPFVASAFQSFRQRLTSHHGRPYHTGWRNYIFRRLYYSVARQVMECPSLRRARHLLMSSQATQREFVRHYRVDPSRTTVVYLGIDLKRFQALPEQKKARRQLGLPLDVPILLYVGFSTPRKGVEYLAQALRAVDRSLYLVMVGQWERGYQRRFLEALGDAQSRVRLTGYVPDTEKPIYFAAADIFVLPTLLEGFGIPLVEAMAAGLPIVTTSAGATGEVVGDAGLVVPPGDSQAFASALERLLAEPALAEQLRQMGPARARECFDLYDMAARVEEIYRLSSQQADRSQAFSSDPVIGYKDGDGRCLPVMRRDPQLESSS, encoded by the coding sequence ATGCGCGTCTGCCTAGTGACCCTTGACTTTGCGCCCTTTCGGTCCTCCGGCCTAACCATTTATGCGGAGAACTTGGCGCGCGGGCTGGCTGAGCGGGGTCACCAGGTGACAGTGATCGCTGCGGATCGTTCGCAGTCTCATCGGGTGGATGATGTGCCGATACCCAGCGGCATTCGCGTGCTGCGTATGCCGATTGGCCGTCTCGATTGGATCGGCCTAGGATGGCAGGCTGCCCGGTATCTGCGCTCTCGCTGCGCCGATTTTGACGTGGTTCACTTTGCTGATGTTCACTTTGCTTACGCCTTTCGTAGCCCGTTCGTCGCCTCGGCGTTCCAGTCGTTTCGCCAGCGACTCACTAGCCATCATGGGCGGCCATACCACACGGGTTGGCGCAACTATATCTTTCGGCGATTGTACTACTCCGTCGCTCGGCAGGTGATGGAGTGTCCCAGCCTCCGACGCGCGCGGCACTTGCTGATGTCCAGCCAGGCGACCCAACGCGAGTTCGTGAGGCATTATCGCGTTGATCCAAGTCGTACTACAGTGGTGTACCTGGGTATAGATCTGAAGCGCTTCCAAGCGCTGCCAGAGCAAAAGAAGGCACGCCGGCAACTGGGGCTCCCCCTCGACGTCCCCATTCTATTGTACGTCGGTTTCTCAACACCTCGCAAAGGGGTAGAATATCTAGCTCAGGCGTTGAGAGCAGTAGACAGGTCGTTGTACCTGGTCATGGTTGGCCAGTGGGAAAGGGGATATCAGAGACGCTTTCTGGAAGCGTTAGGAGATGCGCAGTCCCGGGTCCGGCTTACCGGCTATGTGCCCGATACTGAAAAGCCCATATATTTTGCCGCTGCCGATATCTTTGTGCTTCCGACGCTGCTGGAAGGATTTGGTATCCCACTCGTCGAGGCGATGGCGGCCGGCTTGCCCATCGTAACCACGTCGGCAGGCGCAACAGGGGAGGTGGTGGGCGATGCTGGCCTGGTGGTGCCGCCGGGCGACAGCCAGGCATTCGCGTCGGCCTTGGAACGCCTCTTAGCGGAACCCGCTTTGGCTGAGCAACTGCGCCAAATGGGGCCAGCGCGCGCCCGAGAATGTTTTGATTTATACGACATGGCTGCGAGGGTTGAGGAGATCTACCGACTCAGTAGCCAACAGGCGGACAGATCACAAGCGTTCTCCAGTGATCCAGTGATTGGATACAAGGACGGAGATGGGCGGTGTCTTCCCGTTATGCGTCGTGATCCCCAATTGGAATCTTCCAGCTGA
- a CDS encoding glycosyltransferase: MLFLSGREVGYIRNRVLLAALRVYCDVIVLTGGGHGILARTVAGLARWLAHQPIYDVALAGFYGQLIALALSVFQRKPIILDAYVSTYDTLCEDRARFRPRSIPGRLAYWLDQRSCQVASRVMTDTRTHAHYFAHQFGIPKTKLRPIYVGCDEALFYPRVNVSSSSRRCEVFSYSSFLPLHGTEVIVQAAALLKSRPDIHFTLGGDGAGLQAVRQMVEELGLGNIDLVGWIPMERLPAYIAEASICLGGHFSTIPKAARVISTKTFQFIAMRKPTIVGDNAATRELFVPGEHVYAVPMGDPAALAKAISELADDAVLRDRIAAGGYALFQERLTTHVIAGQLASLIEEVQCASA, encoded by the coding sequence GTGCTCTTTCTTTCTGGACGCGAGGTCGGTTATATACGCAATCGTGTCCTGCTTGCCGCCTTGCGGGTGTATTGTGACGTCATCGTGCTAACTGGTGGTGGCCATGGTATCCTGGCCCGTACCGTCGCTGGCCTGGCCCGATGGCTCGCGCATCAGCCAATATACGATGTAGCCTTGGCTGGCTTCTACGGGCAACTTATCGCCCTGGCGTTGTCGGTATTTCAGCGCAAGCCAATCATCCTCGATGCATACGTTTCGACTTATGATACGCTGTGTGAGGATCGAGCGCGTTTTCGTCCACGCTCGATCCCGGGGCGGCTAGCGTACTGGCTTGACCAGCGAAGTTGCCAAGTAGCGAGCCGCGTGATGACAGATACACGGACACATGCCCACTACTTTGCGCACCAATTTGGCATTCCAAAGACGAAACTGAGGCCCATCTACGTAGGATGCGATGAAGCGCTCTTTTACCCGCGTGTGAATGTATCATCTTCCTCCCGTCGTTGTGAAGTCTTCTCCTATAGCTCATTTTTGCCATTGCATGGTACAGAGGTCATCGTGCAGGCAGCCGCGTTGCTAAAAAGCCGGCCGGACATTCATTTTACGCTAGGAGGAGACGGCGCAGGTTTACAAGCTGTGCGTCAGATGGTAGAGGAGCTGGGGCTTGGCAATATAGATCTGGTAGGATGGATTCCAATGGAGCGCCTGCCTGCTTACATCGCTGAGGCTTCTATCTGTCTGGGCGGACATTTCTCGACGATTCCCAAGGCGGCTCGCGTCATCTCGACCAAGACGTTCCAATTCATCGCCATGCGCAAGCCCACCATCGTGGGGGATAACGCGGCCACACGAGAGCTTTTTGTGCCGGGGGAGCATGTCTATGCTGTGCCAATGGGTGACCCGGCTGCGCTAGCGAAGGCGATCAGCGAATTGGCAGATGATGCGGTCTTGCGAGACCGCATTGCTGCGGGCGGGTACGCGCTATTCCAGGAGCGGTTGACGACTCATGTAATCGCTGGACAATTGGCGTCTCTGATTGAGGAAGTGCAATGCGCGTCTGCCTAG
- a CDS encoding class I SAM-dependent methyltransferase — translation MRDRLCGLPGSFALVRCASCGLLYLSPRPVPAHIHVYYPKSYESFIKRRTGHLSPWQRYSLRYGLWKRCRWVLRYKRSGKLLDLGCGTGQFLAEMGRYPGWKLAGVEPNTEAADFARQALGLDVHLGDLFSAEFPDRCFDVVTMWDVLEHLYDPVAVLKEIGRVLKPDGVLILRTPSLDSWDARVFGRYWAGLDSPRHLAIYSRRTVKKLLAHAGFVVRELKTGSGSYFVCLLSLRFLLEEVVSTLWLRQLLMALAQNMLTRLALAVPLFVADSLGLGSEMLIVAQYEEARLGRG, via the coding sequence ATGCGAGATCGGCTCTGTGGGTTGCCAGGGAGTTTTGCGCTGGTACGGTGCGCCAGTTGTGGCCTGCTTTATCTGAGCCCGAGGCCAGTGCCTGCACATATCCATGTCTACTATCCAAAAAGCTACGAATCGTTCATCAAGCGGCGGACGGGCCACTTGTCGCCGTGGCAGCGATATAGCCTGCGTTATGGGTTGTGGAAGCGCTGTCGCTGGGTTTTGCGCTATAAGCGCAGTGGAAAGCTGCTGGATCTCGGATGCGGCACAGGCCAATTTTTGGCTGAGATGGGGCGATATCCCGGTTGGAAGCTAGCCGGGGTGGAGCCGAATACAGAGGCTGCTGACTTCGCGCGCCAGGCTCTGGGTCTCGATGTTCATCTAGGCGATCTGTTTTCGGCCGAATTTCCTGATCGTTGCTTTGATGTGGTCACGATGTGGGATGTGCTGGAGCATTTATATGACCCAGTGGCTGTGTTGAAGGAGATTGGCCGCGTGTTGAAGCCTGATGGAGTGCTTATCCTGCGTACGCCGTCGCTGGATAGTTGGGATGCTCGCGTGTTCGGCCGCTACTGGGCGGGGCTGGACTCGCCGCGACACTTAGCAATTTACTCACGGCGTACCGTGAAGAAGCTATTAGCTCATGCGGGCTTCGTCGTACGAGAGTTGAAAACTGGGAGTGGCAGTTATTTTGTCTGTTTGCTCAGCTTGCGTTTTTTGCTTGAGGAAGTTGTGTCTACGCTCTGGCTCCGACAGCTATTGATGGCGCTAGCTCAGAATATGCTGACGCGCTTGGCCCTAGCTGTCCCACTTTTTGTTGCTGATTCGTTAGGATTAGGTTCAGAGATGCTCATTGTCGCTCAATATGAGGAAGCTCGTTTGGGGAGAGGATGA